A section of the Marinimicrobium koreense genome encodes:
- the cysS gene encoding cysteine--tRNA ligase: protein MTLHLYNTLTRQKEAFQPIQPGKISMYVCGVTVYDYCHLGHARVLVVFDVIARFLRSQGWDLTYVRNLTDIDDKILRRAEENGEPYQSLTARFIDAAHEDEGKLGIVPPDVEPRATAHIDDILAMVQTLIDKDFAYAASNGDVYYRVSRFKDYGRLSNKNPDELLAGARIDVDEAKEDPRDFALWKHAEADEAGWDSPWGRGRPGWHIECSAMSKHCLGEHFDIHGGGPDLPFPHHENEIAQSEAANGCHYVNYWIHAGALRVDGEKMSKSLGNFFTIRDVLEKYHPEVVRYLLIGSHYRSPINYSEDSLVEARTGLERFYGALRDYAEVEPASMKDLEGSAYYRDFVSAMNDDFNTRLALAVMYDLVRDLNSESDSDKARAMAAELKALGAVFGLLQDQPDRFLQAGGADAIGAEQVEALIAERADAKKAKNFARADEIRDQLQAQGVVLLDSPTGTQWRRE, encoded by the coding sequence ATGACTCTGCATCTGTACAACACGCTGACGCGACAGAAAGAAGCCTTTCAACCCATTCAGCCGGGCAAAATTTCCATGTATGTCTGTGGGGTGACGGTGTATGACTACTGCCACCTCGGGCATGCTCGTGTGCTGGTGGTGTTTGATGTGATTGCCCGCTTTCTGCGCAGTCAGGGTTGGGACCTGACCTACGTCCGCAATCTGACCGATATCGATGACAAGATATTGCGGCGGGCGGAGGAGAACGGTGAGCCCTATCAGAGTCTGACCGCCCGGTTCATCGATGCCGCTCACGAAGACGAGGGCAAGCTGGGTATTGTTCCTCCCGATGTCGAGCCACGGGCAACCGCTCATATCGACGATATTCTCGCCATGGTGCAGACCCTGATTGACAAGGATTTTGCTTACGCGGCGAGCAACGGTGATGTCTATTATCGGGTGAGCCGATTCAAGGACTACGGGCGGCTGAGCAACAAGAATCCCGACGAGCTGCTCGCCGGTGCCCGCATTGATGTGGATGAGGCCAAAGAAGACCCGCGTGATTTTGCTCTGTGGAAACACGCCGAGGCCGATGAGGCCGGATGGGATTCACCCTGGGGGCGAGGTCGTCCGGGCTGGCATATTGAGTGCTCGGCCATGAGCAAACACTGCCTGGGTGAGCATTTCGATATTCACGGCGGTGGCCCCGATCTGCCGTTTCCGCACCACGAAAATGAAATCGCCCAGAGCGAAGCCGCCAACGGTTGCCACTACGTGAATTACTGGATTCATGCCGGTGCCTTACGGGTGGACGGTGAAAAAATGTCCAAGTCCCTGGGCAACTTCTTTACCATTCGCGATGTGCTGGAGAAGTATCACCCGGAGGTGGTCCGCTATCTGTTGATTGGCAGTCACTACCGCAGTCCGATCAATTATTCCGAGGACAGTCTGGTCGAGGCGCGCACCGGGCTGGAGCGCTTCTATGGCGCACTGCGTGATTACGCGGAGGTTGAGCCCGCCTCGATGAAGGATCTGGAAGGCAGTGCTTATTATCGGGACTTCGTTTCGGCGATGAACGATGATTTCAACACCCGCCTGGCGTTAGCCGTCATGTACGATCTGGTTCGCGATCTGAACAGTGAGTCCGACTCCGACAAGGCGCGGGCCATGGCCGCCGAGCTGAAGGCGCTGGGCGCTGTGTTCGGACTGCTGCAGGATCAGCCGGATCGGTTTCTACAGGCCGGTGGTGCCGATGCGATCGGTGCCGAGCAGGTTGAAGCGCTGATTGCCGAGCGTGCTGATGCCAAGAAGGCGAAGAATTTTGCCCGGGCGGATGAAATCCGCGACCAGCTTCAGGCGCAGGGAGTGGTGCTTCTGGATTCACCCACCGGAACCCAGTGGCGCCGGGAATAA
- a CDS encoding glutamine--tRNA ligase/YqeY domain fusion protein, with amino-acid sequence MSDHSPATGKDTKDTAGTAENRAPEKPLHFIQQIIRKDIESGQVQQVVTRFPPEPNGYLHIGHAKSICLNFGMAEEFGGVCHLRFDDTNPEKENEEYVNAIKADVQWLGFEWGGPVRYTSDYFQNLYDWALHLIREGKAYVCDLSPDQAREYRGTLTEPGRNSPYRDRSVEENLERFEKMRRGEFAEGECVLRARIDMAAPNMNLRDPIIYRIKKAHHHHTGDTWSIYPSYDFAHGQSDALEGITHSICTLEFEDHRPLYDWFIENLPVPARPRQYEFARLNVNYTITSKRKLKQLVDEGHVDGWDDPRMPTISGMRRRGYPPEALRNFCTAIGVTRSDSVVDVGMLEYAVRDHLDKNAPRAMCVLHPLKVTLTNYPSDRIEEMRAPGHPNRDDFSERVLPFTHTLYIEQDDFREEANKKYKRLVLGKRVRLRNAYVIEADEAIKNDEGEVIEVRARIIEDTLGKDPQDGVKPKGVIHWVSATHHLNCEVRLYDRLFSDPSPDSGGKDFLQAINPDSLKILESCKAEISLAGAKVGNHFQFERSGYFCLDSKYSTIDKPVFNRTIELRDTWAKMDQQ; translated from the coding sequence ATGAGCGATCATTCGCCCGCCACGGGCAAAGACACCAAAGACACTGCGGGTACTGCAGAAAACCGCGCACCGGAAAAGCCCCTGCATTTTATTCAGCAGATCATCCGCAAGGATATTGAATCGGGCCAGGTGCAACAGGTGGTGACCCGGTTCCCCCCGGAGCCCAATGGCTATCTTCACATCGGACATGCGAAATCCATCTGCCTGAACTTCGGTATGGCGGAGGAGTTTGGCGGTGTCTGTCATCTGCGTTTCGACGATACTAACCCGGAAAAAGAAAACGAAGAGTATGTCAACGCGATCAAGGCGGATGTCCAGTGGCTCGGTTTTGAATGGGGAGGCCCGGTTCGCTATACCTCCGACTATTTCCAGAATCTTTACGACTGGGCGCTGCACCTGATTCGTGAAGGCAAGGCCTATGTCTGTGACCTGAGTCCGGATCAGGCGCGCGAGTATCGCGGCACGCTCACCGAGCCCGGCCGCAACAGCCCCTATCGGGATCGCTCCGTAGAGGAGAACCTGGAGCGCTTTGAAAAAATGCGTCGCGGTGAATTCGCGGAAGGTGAGTGTGTATTGCGTGCCAGAATTGATATGGCGGCGCCAAACATGAATTTGCGCGATCCGATCATTTACCGCATTAAAAAGGCGCACCATCACCACACCGGGGACACCTGGAGCATCTATCCGTCCTACGATTTCGCTCATGGGCAGAGTGACGCCCTGGAAGGGATTACCCATTCCATTTGCACCCTCGAATTCGAAGATCACCGGCCTTTGTATGACTGGTTTATCGAGAATCTCCCGGTGCCCGCCAGACCCCGACAGTACGAGTTCGCGCGCCTCAATGTGAATTACACCATCACCAGCAAGCGCAAACTGAAACAGCTGGTGGATGAAGGGCATGTTGATGGTTGGGACGACCCTCGCATGCCCACCATTTCCGGTATGCGTCGGCGCGGCTACCCGCCGGAAGCACTGCGTAATTTCTGCACCGCGATTGGCGTTACCCGGTCCGATAGTGTCGTGGATGTCGGCATGCTCGAGTATGCCGTGCGTGATCATCTGGACAAGAACGCGCCGCGCGCCATGTGTGTATTGCACCCGCTGAAGGTGACATTGACCAACTACCCGTCGGATCGCATCGAGGAAATGCGCGCGCCAGGGCATCCGAACCGGGATGACTTCAGTGAGCGTGTATTGCCGTTTACCCATACGCTATACATTGAACAGGATGACTTCCGCGAGGAAGCCAACAAGAAGTACAAGCGGTTGGTGCTGGGCAAGCGTGTGCGCTTGCGCAATGCGTATGTGATTGAAGCCGATGAAGCCATCAAGAACGATGAAGGCGAAGTGATCGAGGTTCGGGCGCGCATCATCGAGGATACACTGGGTAAAGACCCGCAGGACGGCGTCAAACCCAAAGGCGTAATCCACTGGGTGTCGGCCACCCATCACCTCAACTGCGAAGTCCGCCTGTACGACCGTCTGTTCAGCGACCCGTCACCGGATTCGGGCGGCAAAGACTTCCTGCAGGCGATCAACCCGGACAGTCTCAAAATTCTGGAAAGCTGCAAGGCGGAGATCAGCCTGGCGGGAGCCAAAGTGGGTAACCATTTTCAGTTTGAGCGCTCCGGCTATTTCTGCCTGGACAGCAAGTATTCCACCATCGACAAGCCCGTGTTCAACCGCACCATCGAGTTGCGCGACACCTGGGCCAAAATGGATCAACAGTAA
- the mltG gene encoding endolytic transglycosylase MltG, with translation MKRLLGKLIILGVLLAGGLAAYGYHWLNSPLALPEDGLRQELTRGETLSHLTSELGAQGILRHPRALRLYARLTEQTGVHAGEYHLRPGLTPRTLLEQLNAGEVVLHQVTLIEGWTFAQALAALHSEETIVAELKGLNREQQVARLGLDVAHPEGWFFPDTYRFARGTSDVELLRRAHRIMREELERVWSQRADGLPYETPYEALIMASLIERETGAPWEREEIAGVFVRRLNRGMRLQTDPTVIYGMGDRYEGRLTRRDLRAPTPYNTYTNSGLPPTPIALPGREALAASVNPAPGTALYFVAKGDGTHVFSDTLEAHNKAVREYQLQRREDYRSSLQTAP, from the coding sequence GTGAAGCGGCTGTTGGGGAAACTGATTATTTTGGGAGTGCTGCTCGCCGGCGGGCTTGCCGCTTACGGGTACCACTGGCTGAACAGCCCGCTGGCATTGCCGGAGGATGGCCTGCGCCAGGAGCTCACCCGGGGGGAGACGCTGAGCCATCTGACATCAGAGCTTGGCGCCCAGGGCATTTTGCGTCATCCCCGGGCGCTGCGATTGTATGCGCGCCTGACTGAGCAGACCGGGGTTCATGCAGGCGAGTATCACCTTCGCCCCGGGCTGACTCCCCGCACGCTGCTGGAGCAACTCAACGCGGGTGAGGTTGTACTTCATCAAGTGACCCTGATTGAGGGTTGGACCTTTGCTCAGGCCCTGGCCGCACTACACAGCGAGGAAACCATTGTCGCGGAACTCAAGGGACTGAACCGCGAGCAGCAAGTGGCGCGGCTCGGGCTGGATGTGGCGCATCCTGAGGGCTGGTTTTTTCCGGACACCTACCGGTTTGCTCGGGGCACCAGTGACGTTGAGCTGTTGCGCAGAGCGCATCGGATCATGCGTGAGGAACTTGAGCGGGTGTGGTCGCAGCGGGCCGACGGCCTGCCCTATGAGACGCCCTATGAGGCATTGATCATGGCGTCACTCATCGAGCGGGAAACCGGGGCGCCCTGGGAGCGGGAAGAGATTGCCGGGGTGTTTGTACGCCGCCTGAACCGTGGGATGCGTCTGCAGACGGATCCCACCGTGATCTACGGTATGGGGGATCGGTACGAAGGGCGGCTGACCCGCCGGGATCTGAGAGCGCCGACGCCCTACAACACCTACACCAACTCCGGCCTTCCTCCCACCCCGATCGCGCTGCCCGGGCGAGAAGCCCTGGCTGCGTCGGTCAATCCGGCGCCTGGAACGGCGCTCTATTTTGTGGCCAAGGGCGATGGTACCCATGTGTTTTCTGACACCCTGGAGGCTCACAACAAAGCGGTGCGCGAATATCAATTGCAGCGACGGGAAGATTACCGCTCCTCCTTGCAGACCGCGCCCTGA
- the pabC gene encoding aminodeoxychorismate lyase — MTDSEVITLTNGEFGATLSPLDRGLAYGDGLFETARVRAGQVPLWSFHRQRLIAGARRLGLVLDTDRLERERERLLARLPTVDGTLKLVVTRGVGGKAYQPPKHPQISYCWQLRPGVSPAWQKGRDGVVLHECRHRLGDNPVLAGMKHLNRLEYVLARMEWDDEYPEGLLSDAAGHIIEGTLSNVFIRLEDGWWTPRLDRNGVAGVMRRLIMEVLGPQLDLVVQEGQVTREALIGAREWFVCNSVFGIWPVTGLAPGGETWTVGPQTRQLQSCFEHWLADNRNLKEVP; from the coding sequence ATGACAGATTCAGAAGTGATCACACTGACCAACGGTGAATTTGGCGCGACGCTTTCTCCCCTGGATCGCGGCCTGGCCTATGGTGACGGTTTATTCGAAACTGCCAGGGTGCGCGCCGGCCAGGTACCACTCTGGTCTTTCCATCGGCAGAGGCTGATCGCCGGCGCCCGGAGGCTGGGTCTGGTTCTGGATACCGATCGCCTCGAACGGGAGCGGGAGCGGTTACTCGCGCGCCTGCCGACTGTGGACGGCACCCTCAAGTTGGTCGTTACCCGTGGCGTCGGTGGCAAGGCTTATCAGCCTCCGAAACACCCGCAGATCAGTTATTGCTGGCAATTGCGTCCCGGCGTCTCACCCGCCTGGCAGAAGGGCAGGGACGGTGTGGTGCTCCACGAGTGTCGCCACCGCCTGGGGGATAATCCGGTATTGGCTGGCATGAAGCACCTGAATCGCCTGGAGTATGTGCTCGCCCGGATGGAATGGGACGACGAATACCCTGAGGGGCTGCTGAGCGATGCGGCCGGGCATATCATCGAGGGCACCCTGAGTAACGTCTTCATCCGCCTTGAGGATGGCTGGTGGACCCCGCGCCTGGACCGTAATGGTGTGGCCGGTGTCATGCGTCGCCTGATCATGGAGGTCCTGGGGCCACAGCTGGACCTGGTGGTTCAGGAGGGCCAGGTGACCCGTGAGGCTCTGATCGGGGCCCGGGAATGGTTTGTCTGCAATAGCGTGTTTGGCATCTGGCCGGTGACCGGGTTGGCGCCCGGTGGCGAAACGTGGACGGTCGGCCCTCAGACCCGGCAATTACAGAGCTGCTTTGAGCATTGGCTGGCCGATAACAGAAATCTGAAGGAGGTGCCGTGA
- the fabF gene encoding beta-ketoacyl-ACP synthase II, with the protein MSRKRVVVTGLGMVSPLGNTVADSWRGIVNGVSGAAPISHFDPSAFTTRFSASVKDFSVDGYYPVKDARKMDAFIQYGMVAGIQAMRDSGLEVDEANSHRMGVSIGSGIGGIGSIEDGALMIEHKGPRRISPFFVPGAIINMISGNLSIMYGLRGPNIAITTACTTGTHSIGYAARSIMYDECDVMLAGGAEMATTPVGLGGFAAARALSTRNDAPEAASRPWDKDRDGFVLGDGAGVMVLEEYEHAKARGAKIYAELVGFGMSGDAYHMTSPPADGAGAALSMRNAIRDAGIPTEAINYINAHGTSTQAGDRAECQAVKSVMGSAVDQVAVSSTKSMIGHLLGAAGAVEAIFSVLAIRDQVAPPTINLDNPDEGCDDINLVPNTAQERKIDAVLSNSFGFGGTNGSLIFRKL; encoded by the coding sequence GTGTCGCGCAAACGAGTCGTAGTTACCGGGCTGGGTATGGTCAGCCCATTGGGAAATACTGTTGCTGACAGCTGGCGAGGAATCGTCAACGGTGTCAGCGGGGCAGCCCCGATCAGCCATTTTGACCCCTCGGCTTTCACCACCCGGTTCAGTGCATCGGTGAAGGACTTTTCTGTTGATGGCTACTACCCGGTAAAAGACGCTCGCAAAATGGACGCGTTCATTCAGTACGGCATGGTGGCCGGTATCCAGGCGATGCGGGACTCCGGTCTCGAGGTGGATGAAGCGAACAGCCATCGGATGGGGGTTTCCATCGGTTCCGGCATCGGCGGGATCGGTTCCATCGAAGACGGTGCACTGATGATCGAGCACAAGGGCCCGCGTCGTATTTCGCCGTTTTTTGTGCCCGGCGCCATCATCAATATGATCTCGGGCAACCTGTCGATCATGTACGGTCTGCGCGGTCCGAACATTGCCATCACCACCGCCTGCACCACCGGTACCCATAGCATCGGCTATGCGGCGCGCAGCATCATGTATGACGAGTGCGATGTTATGCTTGCCGGCGGTGCCGAAATGGCCACCACCCCTGTGGGCCTGGGCGGTTTTGCCGCGGCGCGCGCGCTGTCCACCCGAAATGATGCCCCTGAAGCGGCCAGCCGCCCCTGGGACAAAGATCGTGATGGCTTTGTGCTGGGCGATGGTGCCGGGGTCATGGTGCTCGAAGAGTACGAACATGCCAAGGCGCGCGGCGCGAAAATCTATGCCGAGCTGGTGGGTTTTGGTATGAGTGGCGACGCCTACCATATGACGTCACCGCCCGCCGATGGCGCCGGTGCGGCGCTGTCGATGCGCAACGCCATTCGCGATGCCGGCATTCCGACCGAGGCGATCAACTACATCAACGCCCACGGCACCTCCACTCAGGCGGGCGACCGGGCGGAGTGCCAGGCCGTGAAGAGCGTCATGGGGTCCGCTGTGGACCAGGTGGCGGTAAGCTCTACCAAGTCCATGATCGGTCACCTTTTGGGTGCCGCCGGCGCGGTGGAAGCCATTTTCAGCGTTCTGGCCATTCGGGATCAGGTGGCGCCGCCGACCATCAACCTCGACAATCCGGATGAAGGTTGTGATGATATCAACCTGGTGCCGAATACCGCCCAGGAGCGCAAGATTGACGCGGTTCTGTCCAACTCCTTCGGCTTTGGTGGCACCAACGGTTCGTTGATCTTCCGCAAACTCTAG
- the acpP gene encoding acyl carrier protein, whose protein sequence is MSSIEERVKKIVAEQLGVKEEEVKNEASFVEDLGADSLDTVELVMALEEEFETEIPDEEAEKITTVQLAIDYINANLA, encoded by the coding sequence ATGAGCAGCATTGAAGAACGGGTTAAAAAAATTGTTGCCGAGCAACTGGGTGTGAAAGAAGAAGAAGTTAAAAACGAAGCTTCTTTCGTTGAAGATCTGGGTGCCGACTCTCTCGATACCGTCGAGCTGGTAATGGCTCTGGAAGAGGAATTCGAAACCGAAATTCCTGACGAAGAAGCCGAGAAGATCACCACTGTTCAGTTGGCTATCGATTACATCAATGCCAACTTGGCGTAA
- the fabG gene encoding 3-oxoacyl-ACP reductase FabG, whose translation MNNLEGKVALVTGASRGIGAAVAEQLGAAGAVVVGTATSQAGADRITERLASQGVTGEGMVLNVTDAESVASVLADMKARHGLPAILVNNAGITKDNLLMRMSDDEWFDVINTNLSAVYRLSKAVLRGMMKARWGRIINISSVVGAMGNPGQSNYAASKAGVAGFARSLAAEVGSRGITVNTVAPGFIDTDMTRALPEEQRNQLLDKIPLGRLGQPEEIASVVAFLASDAGGYVSGETIHVNGGMYMA comes from the coding sequence ATGAACAATCTTGAGGGTAAGGTAGCGCTGGTTACCGGTGCCAGTCGGGGCATTGGCGCCGCTGTTGCCGAGCAGCTGGGCGCTGCGGGCGCTGTGGTGGTGGGTACCGCGACCAGCCAGGCCGGTGCCGACCGGATTACTGAGCGTCTCGCGTCCCAGGGCGTCACCGGCGAAGGTATGGTGCTCAATGTGACCGATGCCGAGTCGGTCGCATCGGTGCTGGCGGACATGAAGGCGCGGCACGGTCTGCCCGCGATTCTGGTGAACAATGCCGGTATCACCAAGGATAATCTGCTGATGCGGATGAGCGACGACGAATGGTTTGATGTGATCAACACCAATCTGAGCGCCGTCTACCGCCTGAGCAAAGCGGTGCTTCGCGGCATGATGAAGGCCCGCTGGGGGCGCATCATCAACATCAGTTCCGTGGTCGGTGCCATGGGCAATCCGGGCCAGTCCAACTATGCGGCCAGTAAGGCCGGAGTTGCCGGATTTGCAAGATCACTGGCCGCTGAGGTAGGCTCGCGGGGTATTACGGTTAACACCGTGGCGCCGGGGTTCATCGATACCGATATGACCCGTGCTCTGCCGGAAGAGCAGCGCAATCAGTTGCTCGACAAGATCCCTCTTGGCCGTCTGGGCCAGCCTGAGGAGATTGCCTCTGTGGTTGCCTTCCTGGCGAGTGATGCCGGAGGTTACGTCAGCGGCGAGACGATACATGTCAACGGGGGCATGTATATGGCGTAA
- the fabD gene encoding ACP S-malonyltransferase — MSEQSLAFVFPGQGSQKVGMLADLAAEYGVVTDTFAEASDVLGYDLWELVQKGPQEQLNLTERTQPMLLAASTAVWRVWKSQNGAVPALLAGHSLGEWSALVAADVVSFADAIALVQQRGKLMQEAVPAGQGGMAAIIGLEDDAIIKACEQGAEGEVVAPVNFNSPGQVVIAGASAAVDRAMALCKTAGAKRALALPVSAPFHTSLMQPAADGLAPKIAETEFRAPTIPVIHNVNAKSETDPEAIKRLMIEQIYSPVLWVDCVRALVNSGVSSTVECGPGKVLSGLNKRIDKSLNTLSIESPEDLQAVLQQTKGE; from the coding sequence ATGTCCGAACAATCGTTGGCCTTTGTTTTCCCCGGCCAGGGTTCGCAAAAGGTGGGTATGCTGGCGGATCTGGCCGCGGAATACGGCGTAGTGACGGATACATTTGCCGAAGCGTCCGATGTGCTTGGCTATGACCTGTGGGAGTTGGTTCAAAAGGGGCCTCAGGAGCAGCTCAACCTCACCGAGCGCACCCAGCCGATGTTGCTGGCAGCGAGCACGGCCGTATGGCGCGTCTGGAAGTCCCAGAACGGCGCGGTGCCCGCACTGCTGGCGGGTCACAGTCTCGGTGAGTGGTCGGCGCTGGTGGCGGCGGATGTGGTCAGCTTTGCCGATGCCATTGCTCTGGTGCAGCAACGCGGCAAGCTGATGCAGGAAGCGGTGCCAGCGGGGCAGGGCGGTATGGCCGCCATCATCGGGCTCGAAGACGACGCCATTATCAAGGCGTGTGAGCAGGGCGCTGAAGGAGAAGTCGTGGCGCCGGTCAACTTCAATTCGCCGGGTCAGGTTGTCATCGCCGGGGCTTCGGCTGCCGTCGATCGCGCCATGGCTCTCTGTAAAACGGCGGGCGCCAAACGTGCCCTGGCTCTGCCGGTCAGCGCCCCATTCCACACCAGTCTGATGCAGCCGGCCGCGGACGGTCTGGCCCCCAAAATTGCTGAGACCGAGTTCCGTGCGCCGACGATTCCTGTGATTCATAATGTGAACGCCAAAAGTGAAACGGATCCGGAGGCGATCAAGCGCCTGATGATCGAGCAGATCTACAGTCCCGTGCTATGGGTCGACTGTGTCCGCGCTCTGGTCAACAGTGGCGTTTCCAGCACAGTTGAGTGTGGGCCGGGCAAAGTTCTCTCGGGCCTCAATAAGCGTATCGATAAATCGCTGAACACGCTTTCCATTGAATCGCCTGAAGACCTCCAGGCGGTACTGCAACAGACCAAAGGGGAATAA
- the plsX gene encoding phosphate acyltransferase PlsX, producing MIRIAVDAMSGDLGPRTAILAVLRLATSAASGVRFILVGERSVLERLLPATLPSSVSVHHAPSWVAMDDDPRAALRHGRETSMWRALDLVRTGQADACVSAGNTGALMAMGRYLLKSLPGIERPAICKAMPVSRGRTWMLDLGANPQATAEQLHQFALMGAVLATRELGRDAEVALLNVGVESGKGPEVVQAASRLMADDRRLHYIGYIEGDDIYTGRADVVVCDGFAGNVALKASEGVAKLIGEKLRSGIRSRWRYRLAVPLLMPLLRRWRTELDPGAYNGAIFLGLRRPVIKSHGGADEGAFAGALNVAIEQVRRRVTEHIETELAES from the coding sequence ATGATTCGTATAGCGGTAGACGCTATGAGCGGGGACTTAGGTCCCCGCACTGCTATCTTGGCGGTGCTCCGATTGGCAACCTCGGCCGCTTCCGGGGTTCGCTTTATCCTAGTGGGTGAACGTTCCGTTCTGGAGCGCTTGCTGCCCGCGACTCTCCCGTCCTCTGTCTCCGTGCATCATGCGCCATCCTGGGTGGCGATGGATGATGATCCGCGCGCGGCGCTTCGTCACGGGCGTGAAACCTCCATGTGGCGGGCGTTGGATCTGGTGCGCACCGGTCAGGCCGATGCCTGCGTCAGTGCTGGCAACACCGGGGCGTTGATGGCGATGGGCCGCTACCTTCTGAAAAGCCTGCCGGGCATCGAGCGACCCGCCATCTGCAAGGCGATGCCGGTGTCCCGTGGGCGAACCTGGATGTTGGACCTTGGCGCCAATCCTCAGGCGACGGCGGAGCAGTTGCACCAGTTTGCCCTGATGGGCGCGGTCTTGGCGACTCGGGAACTGGGCCGGGATGCCGAAGTGGCCCTGCTGAATGTCGGTGTCGAGTCCGGCAAGGGCCCTGAAGTGGTGCAGGCCGCCAGTCGGCTGATGGCCGATGACCGCCGCCTGCACTATATCGGCTACATTGAAGGGGATGATATCTACACCGGGCGGGCCGATGTGGTGGTCTGCGATGGCTTTGCCGGAAACGTCGCGCTCAAGGCCAGCGAAGGTGTGGCGAAGCTGATTGGCGAGAAGCTGCGCTCGGGTATCCGATCGCGCTGGCGTTATCGCCTGGCGGTTCCCCTGTTGATGCCCCTGCTTCGCCGTTGGCGCACCGAGCTGGACCCGGGCGCCTACAACGGGGCCATTTTCCTGGGGCTCAGGCGGCCGGTGATCAAAAGTCACGGTGGCGCTGATGAGGGGGCCTTTGCCGGAGCCCTGAATGTGGCTATAGAGCAGGTGCGCCGGCGGGTAACAGAACATATTGAAACCGAGCTCGCGGAGTCCTGA
- the rpmF gene encoding 50S ribosomal protein L32: MAVQQNRKTRSKRGMRRSHDALTGKALSVDPTTGEKHLRHHVSADGFYRGRKVVDTGNDE; this comes from the coding sequence ATGGCCGTACAACAAAACCGTAAGACCCGTTCCAAGCGTGGCATGCGTCGCTCTCACGACGCGCTGACCGGAAAAGCGCTGTCAGTAGACCCGACGACCGGTGAAAAACACCTGCGTCACCACGTGTCTGCCGACGGTTTTTACCGCGGTCGTAAAGTGGTCGACACCGGCAACGACGAGTAA
- a CDS encoding YceD family protein: protein MFSAPFDKPLPRQGDPRKFAQQGVRISGYVPVDQLTRIQDLLLEEGAQARVDLTFGISEAGKLVVEGSAAADLVFTCQRCLGPVTVAVDAQIELALVRTEEEARQLPRALDPWILPEDGNTDFYTMVEEELLLSLPSVAYHEALCIDEQLLSSGEPVEPEPTKNPFQVLKQLKGSPKS, encoded by the coding sequence ATGTTTTCAGCCCCCTTTGACAAGCCTCTGCCGCGTCAGGGCGACCCGCGCAAATTCGCGCAACAGGGCGTCCGGATCAGTGGCTATGTGCCGGTGGATCAACTGACCCGGATTCAGGATCTGCTGTTGGAGGAAGGGGCGCAGGCTCGCGTGGATCTGACCTTCGGGATCAGTGAGGCCGGTAAGCTGGTGGTTGAAGGTTCGGCCGCCGCTGATCTGGTGTTTACCTGCCAACGCTGCCTCGGTCCGGTGACCGTTGCGGTGGACGCGCAGATTGAGCTGGCACTGGTGCGCACGGAAGAGGAAGCCCGACAGCTGCCTCGCGCCCTGGATCCCTGGATATTGCCGGAGGATGGAAACACGGACTTCTACACAATGGTAGAAGAAGAGCTATTGTTAAGTTTGCCGTCGGTGGCTTATCACGAGGCGCTGTGCATTGATGAGCAATTGCTCAGCAGTGGCGAGCCGGTGGAGCCGGAGCCGACAAAAAACCCGTTTCAAGTTCTGAAGCAACTCAAGGGCTCGCCGAAATCGTGA
- a CDS encoding Maf family protein, whose product MPELLLASRSPYRRQLLERLNLTFTCTAPEVDETPAPGETPEALARRLAHMKARALAPTEAHDLLIIGSDQVATLDGEQCLGKPGDHQRAVEQLRAASGKVVTFYTGLCIYDARTGTDETRCESVRAHFRPLTDTQIEQYLRQETPYDCAGAFKVEGLGICLFERLEGDDPNALIGLPLIQLTEMLQKAGLDPLLMPTASR is encoded by the coding sequence ATGCCAGAGCTATTATTGGCCTCCCGCTCGCCCTATCGACGCCAGCTACTCGAGCGGCTGAATCTGACCTTCACCTGCACCGCTCCCGAGGTTGATGAAACCCCCGCCCCAGGTGAAACACCAGAGGCCCTGGCCCGGCGACTGGCCCACATGAAGGCCCGCGCCCTGGCACCCACCGAAGCTCACGACCTGTTAATCATTGGCTCGGACCAGGTGGCCACCCTGGATGGCGAACAGTGCCTCGGTAAACCGGGCGATCACCAGAGGGCCGTTGAACAACTGCGCGCGGCCAGCGGGAAGGTGGTCACCTTTTACACCGGCCTTTGTATTTACGATGCCCGCACCGGTACTGATGAAACCCGGTGCGAGAGCGTCCGAGCGCACTTTCGCCCCCTGACGGACACACAGATTGAGCAGTATCTGCGGCAGGAAACGCCCTACGACTGCGCCGGCGCTTTCAAAGTGGAGGGGCTGGGCATTTGCCTGTTCGAGCGCCTGGAGGGCGATGATCCGAATGCACTGATCGGTCTGCCGCTGATCCAGTTGACCGAAATGCTGCAAAAGGCCGGTCTCGACCCCCTGCTCATGCCAACGGCGTCCCGTTAG